One window from the genome of Corynebacterium sp. SCR221107 encodes:
- the rpsC gene encoding 30S ribosomal protein S3, which produces MGQKIHPHGLRLGITSDWKSHWFAEKNYAEYLAEDIRVREYLTKTLDRAGVADVVIERTRDRVRVDIHTARPGIVIGRRGSEADRLRRELEKLTGKQVALNILEVKNIDANAQLVAQSIAEQLANRVAFRRAMRKAIQSAMRQPQVKGIKVSLSGRLGGAEMSRTERYHEGRVPLHTLRAEIDYGTYEAHTTFGRIGVKVWIYKGDVVGGRRESEINAPEQRRGRGDRNARPRRGGQRRQRSEQKQEG; this is translated from the coding sequence TCCCACTGGTTCGCCGAGAAGAACTACGCTGAGTACCTTGCTGAGGACATCCGCGTTCGCGAGTACCTCACCAAGACCCTCGACCGCGCAGGTGTCGCCGATGTTGTCATCGAGCGCACCCGTGACCGCGTCCGCGTCGACATTCACACCGCCCGTCCGGGCATCGTGATCGGCCGTCGTGGATCTGAGGCTGACCGTCTGCGCCGCGAGCTCGAGAAGCTCACCGGCAAGCAGGTTGCCCTCAACATCCTCGAGGTCAAGAACATCGACGCTAACGCTCAGCTGGTGGCTCAGTCCATCGCCGAGCAGCTTGCTAACCGTGTGGCTTTCCGTCGCGCAATGCGCAAGGCTATCCAGTCTGCCATGCGTCAGCCGCAGGTCAAGGGCATCAAGGTTTCCCTGTCCGGTCGTCTGGGCGGCGCCGAGATGTCTCGCACCGAGCGCTACCACGAGGGTCGCGTTCCGCTGCACACCCTCCGCGCCGAGATCGATTACGGCACCTACGAGGCTCACACCACCTTCGGCCGCATTGGCGTGAAGGTGTGGATCTACAAGGGTGACGTCGTCGGTGGTCGTCGCGAGAGCGAGATCAACGCACCAGAGCAGCGCCGTGGCCGCGGCGACCGCAACGCGCGTCCGCGCCGTGGCGGCCAGCGCCGTCAGCGTTCTGAGCAGAAGCAGGAGGGCTAA